TGGGCCTCCAGGATTGAAGGAGCACGGTCTGCGGAGCATTCGCGCCATTGCCCGATCCACTCTTCCAGTTGAGCGCGCTGACGAGCGTATGCCTGCGTCTTACTGGAGCGCTCTGCGCCGTTCCATCCATCGGCGGGCGGAATCCGAAAAACGGTCGGGAACTGGTGAAGTTTTAGAACAAATACCGAAATTGCGACGGGACTAAGATGCCAAAACAGCAGTGCCGTTTGAGGTCGCAGCAGTTTCTGCATTTTGGCCCAGTCTGCAGGGAAAAATTCTTCGACATCGCGCCAGTGGTTGAGGCGTGCATGATGGGCCATATCTGCGGTCAGCAAGGCTTGGGTCGCGTCTGTTTGGGCTAGCAAATCAATCTGCATTTGATCTAGACCGGACAGCTCTTGCTTGAGTCCCTGTCGCTGCTCAGGGGACAGAGTCAACATTTGAAGAATCTGCTCCCGTTTTTCTAGCGCTTCAGGCAGCATGGTTTGGAGCGCATATTGGTCATTGAGGTAACCGCAAACCGTCAGTAAAGATTGAAGCGCCAGCAAATGTAGTTCAGGAAACTGGGCAAAAGTCAAAAATTCTAGTGCACTGAGATAACTCAGTTTTGCCTCTTGCCAGGAGGGATTCGGATCGATGAGTGTGTGACCTTCGCGATATTGAAAGTCTCCTTTACGCTGGTGCAATATGCCGCAGGCACGAGGATACTCAGGATGGTGCGGTGGCATAGCCTGTAGCCCCTCTTCTAGGGCTGCAATCGCGGCGGGGTAGCCTTGAGTAAGGTAAATGCACATGCCTCGATCTTCCCAGGCAGGCCAGAGCTGTTGCTGGGTGAGACGCAGGGCGACGTCATAGTCGGCAATGGCCTGTTCATACTGTTTTTGTTCAGCCCAGACGCTGGCACGGTTGTGCCAGGATTGATAGTTTTCGGGATTCAGTTTGATCGCTTGATCAAAACTAGAGATGGCTTCAATATAGTTTCCAGATCGAAAGAAGGCCGTGCCTCTGTAGTTCCAAATACGGGGAGATTCGGGTTCTAATGCGAGGGCTTTGTCATAACTTGCGATCGCAAGTTCATAGCTTCCAGCATTCGCTAAAGCCCCCGCCCGCTCTAGCCAAAAATTAGGATCATCTAGCCCAGATCTTGGTGTCGGGGCCTCTGAGCCTGCAGGCGGGTCTTCTAAATCTTCAGGGACCGTTAGCGGCGGTAGCGACTGGACTTCAGCCTGACGATTGGCATAGAGCGTCTGAGCATTCGTGTTAGCGATCACGGCCTCGGGATAACGCTTTAGGCGCTGCAGAGCGACACCACACTGCGCCCAAAGATCAGGGTTCTGTCCGTCTAGCTTGAGCGCCTGCCGAAAACGGAGCATTGCAGTGGCCGGATCATCTTGATTAAGAGCATCCTTGCCTTGTTGAATCAGAGCCGTCAGGGAAGAAGCCATGGAAACTAGCCAAGAGAATAGCGCATACCAGGGTGTTGAACCACCACCCCCAACAACTCTAACTGTAGAAGTGTACTGGATAGCTCCCCAGTAGGAATGTGCATTTTCTCTACTATTAAATCAAACGGGATGCCGACTTCACCGGTTCCCTGGACCAATTCTTTAAGGGCCACAACCAAGCTCTCCTGTACAGGAGTCAATGCTGGAGAAGCAAGTGCAGCCTGAGCAGGAGCCGTTTCTATT
Above is a window of Acaryochloris thomasi RCC1774 DNA encoding:
- a CDS encoding CHAT domain-containing protein; amino-acid sequence: MASSLTALIQQGKDALNQDDPATAMLRFRQALKLDGQNPDLWAQCGVALQRLKRYPEAVIANTNAQTLYANRQAEVQSLPPLTVPEDLEDPPAGSEAPTPRSGLDDPNFWLERAGALANAGSYELAIASYDKALALEPESPRIWNYRGTAFFRSGNYIEAISSFDQAIKLNPENYQSWHNRASVWAEQKQYEQAIADYDVALRLTQQQLWPAWEDRGMCIYLTQGYPAAIAALEEGLQAMPPHHPEYPRACGILHQRKGDFQYREGHTLIDPNPSWQEAKLSYLSALEFLTFAQFPELHLLALQSLLTVCGYLNDQYALQTMLPEALEKREQILQMLTLSPEQRQGLKQELSGLDQMQIDLLAQTDATQALLTADMAHHARLNHWRDVEEFFPADWAKMQKLLRPQTALLFWHLSPVAISVFVLKLHQFPTVFRIPPADGWNGAERSSKTQAYARQRAQLEEWIGQWRECSADRAPSILEAQLQQLRQLLNVDRLCQEALGDVQQLILVPNQGLQTLPLHTLFPDTWTLTYLPTVHLGLELYQHRFLSQQFLMVAPQPPTPLEDIGVQMLYPRATRLLEARASQARTLAALKLMSGQGWIAAVAREHAVQPLQSAIELAAHQTLTLADILSLDLSRFSLICLSNYLPANTVEGIDLPTGLLMAGVAHIILCQWPIEPTPTTLILLNLYQRLQQQVPPALALQQAQNWLRTSTYNTLGKWGHYFGIALTEKLLQEAQAAPEDCPYSDPFYWAGFKIFGNSL